From Streptomyces coeruleoprunus, one genomic window encodes:
- a CDS encoding YidC/Oxa1 family membrane protein insertase, with protein sequence MSVFVAFFEWLAGFVPAPAAIVLLTALVRLLLLPLSVAAARGQKARTRLAPQLAELRKKHAKNPERLQKAVLELHAEENVSPLAGCLPGLLQVPVFFLLYHLFTSGRLGDHFLLAAPLEGHWADALAAGGPFGPAGLVYVALFAVVAAVATYTYRQSRAQMAAASAASGGEVLPGVAAPMMKVLPLLSFATLVTVAVVPLAAALYVVTSTTWTAAERTVLYRSGDRSAGRSST encoded by the coding sequence ATGTCCGTGTTCGTTGCGTTCTTCGAGTGGCTCGCCGGCTTCGTCCCCGCGCCCGCCGCCATCGTTCTCCTCACCGCCCTGGTACGCCTGCTCCTGCTGCCCCTGTCCGTCGCCGCCGCCCGCGGCCAGAAGGCCCGCACCCGCCTCGCCCCGCAGCTGGCCGAGCTGCGGAAGAAGCACGCCAAGAACCCGGAGCGACTGCAGAAGGCCGTCCTCGAACTGCACGCCGAGGAGAACGTCTCACCGCTCGCCGGCTGCCTGCCGGGGCTGCTCCAGGTGCCCGTCTTCTTCCTGCTCTACCACCTGTTCACGAGCGGGCGTCTCGGTGACCACTTCCTGCTCGCCGCGCCCCTCGAAGGCCACTGGGCCGACGCCCTCGCGGCCGGGGGGCCCTTCGGGCCCGCCGGGCTCGTGTACGTGGCGCTGTTCGCCGTCGTGGCCGCCGTCGCCACGTACACGTACCGGCAGAGCCGGGCGCAGATGGCCGCCGCGTCCGCCGCGTCCGGGGGCGAGGTGCTGCCCGGGGTCGCCGCGCCGATGATGAAGGTGCTGCCGCTGCTGTCCTTCGCCACGCTGGTGACCGTCGCCGTCGTCCCGCTGGCCGCTGCGCTGTACGTCGTGACCAGCACGACGTGGACCGCCGCCGAGCGGACCGTGCTGTACCGGTCGGGTGACCGGTCCGCTGGCCGGTCCAGTACGTGA